ACATTCTTCACATCATATCCCAATACCTGTAACaatgtaaattttttttaagctgatgagcaagttaaaaaagaaaaagagcatTAATGAATTGTTAATATCTGCATATACCTTCTGAACATAAAAGCATTATTTTCtgaaacaatttttttattattacggTTTGCCTTTTGTGTTTTTAGTACCTTCTAAGTAGAGCTTCGCTGACAGAATGCTTTATAAAAACTtataaaacattatttataaactTTAAATCTGAATGCTTGTTTTCAGCAAATTAACTTGCTAATTTTATTTATGAACTCTTTCAGGAAAGCCTGAAGTAAATTTAGTGTCAGGCAAGTTTCACAGTTGTTCAAATTTAGTGTTCACTGTTGTGTAACAAGTTTTAAATCTGtttaatatgatttcttttatgattttattgtTGGCAACATGATTAAAGTTGGTTTCAATTACAGTTTCTCCTATGTTTTTACTGTTGGCAACATGATTTAAGGTTGTTTCAACTTTCAGTTTCAATAGCAATCATTTCAGATTAGCAATCATaatggtttatttttatttaaataggaATTTGGCAAGAGAAATTTCTCAAGAATATGTTACTACAAGTTCAAAATCTATTCTGTCAATGTACTCATTGTTTGTTGATAAATTACTGAAGAAATCGatgcataaaaataaagagaaagaaaatgagttgtttgataaaatgaaaaaataaagagaaaagaaaaataagagaaaaaatagagGGATACCCGCTAAATTTTTTCTCCTCTGCTTTCACTCTTCTCATCAATAAATCTATTTAGATCCTGCACCAAGTcattaaataaatagtcaaatccCTGCATATTCAAACCCAGCCAGCAGGTTGTCTGCAATTTCAAATGTTAAATAACAATTGTCAAATCCCTGCATATTCAAATCCATGCATATGCTTTATAAAGACTTCAGTTCATGTTAGCAGAAAACCAACATAGAAGCAGACATTTATATTGGTTTTGGTACTAAATCTATCCCAGAACAGAGTAAAAGTTCTTGCCACCACTTTCATTTGTTATCttgaaagaaaaatagtttataggttaatgaaaatattataatcaaTGTGCCAACTCATCCACAAGAATTATTGTGGGGAATAAACTCACTTACATGCCTGCTTAAAGCGtgtatgtgtgtgtatatgtGTAATTATCTGTGTACTAGTTCTTCATTCTGTTTTCTCAGTATTTCTAGTTTAGTATCATCCACTACTAGCACCTCCTTTATGACTGGTGGAGCTTGTTCGATTGCTAACTTTGCTGCTTCTTTCTCATGAATGACTGCAGCATGGGCTTCTTCTAACTTCTCTTGCATTTCATGTAATGTGCTTTGTAACTTGGCAATTTCTTGCCCCTCAGCTTCTTCAAGATCAATCTATTAAACAAAGGTAGGTGGAACTTTATTATTGTCTCATTATAGATTTGTCATTCTCCAACcattattttcattaattttGACGTAATTAAAAACTCTATGACAAAAAATGTTTAAGAAAATTCAAATTCAAGGTATGTTTTATAGGCAATCAATTAAATTAGTTTGGAACGTTTAACCTGGCTGAGCCTCAATTAAGGCTTATGTTAGTCAAACCAGTAGGAAGAGAGCATATTACCCTCAAATGCTTTTCAAATTCTAGTCTCCATGAAAGCTCTTCAACACGCTTCTCCAACTTGTCCTTAGCTTCCTTGAGTGCACCTGTTTCTCTTGCAGCCTGCGGTAGAatattttttcaatctcttttgcaatgcatcttttttttttccttctctagTGAGCTATATTACATATAATATTTCAATCATAGTAATGGAATGAGTGTTACTAAATATAGTGACTCCAGAATTAGCCAATCTTACCATTTTGAGCTTTCTAAGTTCCTTCCTCGCAACCTTTGATCTCCAAAGACATTGAAGTGCAAGAGTGGCCTTCTTTTGATGTTTATAAGTAGAAAGAGCATGGTGTCTTCTCCACCTTGTCTGTAAAGAAGGAGCAGTTGTAATTCAAAGGTAAAGAATGAAGACCATTATAATTCCTTATGGCATTACTTTTATTAGAAAGATCTCAAATTCTCTTTTATTTTGTAGTATTTGTTGACAAATAATACCATAATCCATAAGCCTTCAAGCTCTCAGCACGAAAATTATTACCTGAACCAAAGTTGCAGCCTTGGTTCTTCTCCTACGCCTGAAATCGTTTCTAGCTGCCATTGCTCGTAATCCAGTCTGGATAACAATTGCAGATACCTGTAGTTTTGTGTAGAATTTTCTTGCCATATGGGTACGCTGGTGTTTCTGTATGCGAATTGAAGCAGCTTCCCTTCTCATTTGTTCATACTGCTTTCGTGCAAGTTGggctataaacagaggaaaataATACATCTTAAACAGTAACTCTGAGAATTGGCAATATTTCTAGTTAATGTGGTCCTCCTGGTTATATTGGTATGAATAATTGTATTATGTCCAAGGAAATCTTTTAAAGTACAAGTAGGATAGCCTTTCAGTTAATGTGTGATTTATTCTTTACTGATTCAATTTTTCTTTGATGATATGGTTGCATAGAAGCGCTACTAAACCAGGTAACAAACTTCCAGATGTTTTTAGATTTGTTAATCGCTTGTTAACTTTACCTACTCTATTGATACTAAAAGATTTTCCCTATGAAAGCTGCATGGTATAGCTGAATATGAGAGAATGAAATGTAAAAATGAGTACCTCTCCAATATTTCTGCATATTTATTGTAGCTCTTTTTAGAGAAATAAATTCCTTTCTGGTTAGATATGTTTGGATTTGTCTTTGTATTCGTCTTGCTGTATTAGCCAAGATTTCAGTTCTCCTTGCATCTAGTTCAGCCATCTGCCCAGCTCTTAAAAATACCTTTGTTTTCCCAATCTACCACACACAACATGAAATTCTTTACAACGCCAAACAAAAGAAAACcaatataataaaatgaataaataaaaggaACATGAAAATTGACTACTTATTTTCATATCATGAAAATAATTCAATGCCTAAACTTACCTGATATCCCTTTAATCCCATTCTGTTGCAGATTGCTATACATGCTGACTTCTCATCTGATCTGTAGAGAATAAAGCAGTGAGTTAGcatatttctatatatatatatatatgagtttaaCTTATATGTGAACATTTTTTCTTATCCGAAAACACACCAAAaaacgaatatatatatatatatgagtttaacttatataaattgattaacttatatatataaaaaaaaaaaaaagaaggaaaagttaCAATATGATAAGTAATTTTTCACATATAAGCTGAAGGAACCCATTAAAAATGAAAACTGAAAACTGAAAGGGACAAAGAACTAAAAAATTCCATTTGACTGTCAACTTACCAGTTGGAGTGACCACCTGTTTTTCTGTAAATGGCAGATGTCCCAGACCATGCTCAACGACCTGGTAATAATTTTAAGATCATTACTCATTGACTAATCCCATTCTCAAAATGCAAAACCATTCTCAAAATATATGATTCCCTCTATGCACATAACAAGGTTTTGCAATCTATCACATAAATGCAAAATCAAAGCAAGGAACAAAGACATATATAGAAGTTTGTCATGTATTCTCATTAGTTATACCAATTAAGTAATGAACATCAAAAGCTAAAATGGCTTACTGTTTGTTAATTTATTCCAACGAAAATTGAGAAATTACCTTATAAATCATTGAGTTTGTGAGCGTTTTTCTTGCTCAAATTTGACTCTTTCTCTCCATTTCCAGGCATAGCTAATTCTTTCGCAAAAATAAGTGCCTAGCAAAGAACCAACATTAAAAACTCCCATGAAAACAAAATAAAGCTGAGAGCACATTAAATTACCCTATACAAGTTAttcatgttctattttatttggaATTCAGTAAAAAGATTTGTAGAACATAATATTGTGTTTTTCAATACGATTTTGATTTCAGTTTGAACAAAACAAATGCATGTCACTTGAATCAGCATCCAAAGAAGATCTGAAACTGGTTTTTCAGAATTACAACTAGAGAATGAGATAGCGAAACCATTTTTCAAAATCCCAAAACCTAAATTCTcaatctaaacaagtcataacaaaacataaatagaACCAAGGAAAGCTTAAAAACAGCCCTGAATTTTTATCAACAACTCCATTAAACACTTGATTGCCATCCCAATTTTTAAACTTACAagcataatgaaaaaaaaaatacactctGAATCTTTAAACAAGAGGGAAAGTTTTTAGTTCAACAAGTGTCACATGCAGATGCAATtgttttaaaagttaaaaaaaggACCCATGTGTCATAGAAATCACTCCACTGTGATATTGAATCGTTGATTTTTAGCTTGCACATAACATGGTTTTGCAATCTATCAAATAAATGCAAAATCAAAGCAAGGAACAAAGACacataaataaaatagaaaataattgCTAAGTATATTGGCTACCTCGTGAATAAGCAAGcctgaagaagaagagaaacatTCATATAACAGCAAGCAAAAAATATCCATTTCAGAGGAGCAATAGGGTCACATGGACCTTCTTTTGGAGCCCGCATCCTCATCATAATATGCCAGCTATTCACAATCAAATAGGGAACAACAATTAGTACCTACAACCAAGAACGACATAAGAtttcatagaaaaaaaaaataagtgctAAAGAAAGTAACAACTGTTCTGACCTGTCGATTTTCATTTCCTTAGCATCCATTACTTGACGCAAAAATGACTTTACCGCATTTTCATCTGTCCCAGGATTTTTCTTCCCCTGTAGCACCAATTAATATGGCTACTGATTAAACTGAAGTTCATAACACGGTAAATGAAAATAGTTTCTGTACTTAGTAGCTTAAATAaagtatgattttttttcttcagtaaaTGTGAATATCAACACTTTTTCATGGGTTTTAACATTAAAAGATTCAGCTCAACATCAAACATATCATCAAGAAGTGGCTTATGAGTCAAAACAAGATGAAAGGATATGCCACAacgatatatacatatatatgtatgtatatatatctgAATCGGTAAAGAAAGCTTTAACAGGTATAATGAACAAGTAGAAGTGATTTGAAATGTTCATGTTCTTCCTACCCAGCCAAATGCAAATGGAAGATTGTTTCCTGTTCCTAAG
The genomic region above belongs to Humulus lupulus chromosome 1, drHumLupu1.1, whole genome shotgun sequence and contains:
- the LOC133832322 gene encoding diacylglycerol kinase 1-like, whose protein sequence is MNCDKSLSHISPEDEPKCPVIIFINSKSGGQLGGDLLVTYRSLLNENQVFDLGEEGPDKILRRIYVNLAKLQREGDKFVTHIQENLRLIVAGGDGTVGWLLGVVSDLKLSHPLAIATVPLGTGNNLPFAFGWGKKNPGTDENAVKSFLRQVMDAKEMKIDSWHIMMRMRAPKEGPCDPIAPLKWIFFACCYMNVSLLLQACLFTRLQNHVMCKLKINDSISQWSDFYDTWIENLGFGILKNGFAISFSSCNSEKPVSDLLWMLIQVTCICFVQTEIKIALIFAKELAMPGNGEKESNLSKKNAHKLNDL